Proteins co-encoded in one Prunus persica cultivar Lovell chromosome G6, Prunus_persica_NCBIv2, whole genome shotgun sequence genomic window:
- the LOC18774616 gene encoding ABSCISIC ACID-INSENSITIVE 5-like protein 1 isoform X1, protein MLFIGCSLLHFLLPSSIEAYNQPHLRGLIIEHLFLQQHSPFYAKMVASDESGSIGYDNDNFEFEFEPEQPLEPQEESSQDDSHHSMGNNTKQNSIFSLTLDEIQCKSGRNFGSMNMDEFLANIWSVEEENQTQQQPSQCDQDASDKDTTINPSTLSRQGSFSIPIPLCKKTVDEVWSEIERSRPQHHDPDNNISDSVPPQRQQTIGEITLEDFLVKAGVVQESPSKSKPPPLKKMESTLIQQQCGDTNMGNEISICLDASFGIGRQLFGSGFFNLQNDVPSNLSGNGYAIGATYPMLGRQSKVIVGEPSCVSAIEKCHSLPESSSGGGAKNKKRIIDGPPEVVVERRQRRMIKNRESAARSRARKQAYTVELEAELNQLKEENTKLKQNVAESEQKRKQELLGKKQPTRAQKLAEKLRTMRRAVSLAW, encoded by the exons ATGCTCTTCATAGGATGCTCTCTGCTCCACTTTCTTCTGCCCTCCTCCATTGAAGCATATAATCAGCCTCACCTcag GGGGCTGATTATTGAGCATCTATTCTTACAACAACATTCTCCATTTTATGCTAAAATGGTAGCTTCTGACGAATCTGGAAGCATCGGCTATGATAATGACAATTTCGAATTCGAATTCGAACCCGAACAGCCACTAGAACCGCAAGAAGAATCATCCCAAGACGACTCACATCATTCCATGGGTAATAATACCAAACAGAATTCAATATTCTCCCTCACTCTGGATGAAATCCAATGCAAGAGTGGGAGGAATTTTGGGTCCATGAACATGGATGAGTTCCTTGCCAACATTTGGAgtgttgaagaagaaaatcaaacacaaCAACAACCCAGCCAATGTGACCAAGACGCCAGTGACAAAGACACAACTATCAACCCCAGTACTCTGTCCCGGCAGGGCTCGTTCTCCATCCCTATCCCGCTTTGCAAGAAAACCGTGGACGAGGTCTGGTCGGAAATCGAAAGAAGTCGACCACAACACCATGACCCTGACAACAACATTAGCGACTCTGTACCTCCGCAGCGCCAGCAAACAATCGGAGAAATTACTCTAGAAGATTTCCTCGTAAAAGCCGGGGTTGTTCAAGAATCTCCCTCCAAGTCCAAGCCTCCTCCTCTGAAGAAGATGGAAAGTACCCTAATTCAACAGCAATGTGGTGACACTAATATGGGAAACGAGATCAGCATATGTTTGGATGCAAGTTTTGGAATTGGGAGACAGTTGTTTGGTTCAGGATTTTTTAATCTCCAAAATGATGTGCCAAGCAATTTGTCCGGGAATGGATACGCAATAGGTGCTACATACCCAATGTTGGGTAGACAGAGTAAAGTGATTGTGGGAGAACCATCTTGTGTTAGTGCAATTGAGAAATGCCATAGCTTGCCGGAATCGAGCAGTGGGGGTGGAgcaaagaacaagaagaggaTAATAGATGGTCCACCGGAGGTAGTAGTCGAGCGGAGGCAACGCAGGATGATCAAGAATCGAGAGTCAGCAGCAAGGTCTCGTGCCAGGAAACAG GCATATACAGTGGAACTGGAAGCTGAGCTGAATCAACTTAAAGAGGAGAACACAAAGCTGAAGCAGAATGTG GC
- the LOC18774616 gene encoding ABSCISIC ACID-INSENSITIVE 5-like protein 1 isoform X2: protein MLFIGCSLLHFLLPSSIEAYNQPHLRGLIIEHLFLQQHSPFYAKMVASDESGSIGYDNDNFEFEFEPEQPLEPQEESSQDDSHHSMGNNTKQNSIFSLTLDEIQCKSGRNFGSMNMDEFLANIWSVEEENQTQQQPSQCDQDASDKDTTINPSTLSRQGSFSIPIPLCKKTVDEVWSEIERSRPQHHDPDNNISDSVPPQRQQTIGEITLEDFLVKAGVVQESPSKSKPPPLKKMESTLIQQQCGDTNMGNEISICLDASFGIGRQLFGSGFFNLQNDVPSNLSGNGYAIGATYPMLGRQSKVIVGEPSCVSAIEKCHSLPESSSGGGAKNKKRIIDGPPEVVVERRQRRMIKNRESAARSRARKQAYTVELEAELNQLKEENTKLKQNVAESEQKRKQEVTNIRGYLRFWSP, encoded by the exons ATGCTCTTCATAGGATGCTCTCTGCTCCACTTTCTTCTGCCCTCCTCCATTGAAGCATATAATCAGCCTCACCTcag GGGGCTGATTATTGAGCATCTATTCTTACAACAACATTCTCCATTTTATGCTAAAATGGTAGCTTCTGACGAATCTGGAAGCATCGGCTATGATAATGACAATTTCGAATTCGAATTCGAACCCGAACAGCCACTAGAACCGCAAGAAGAATCATCCCAAGACGACTCACATCATTCCATGGGTAATAATACCAAACAGAATTCAATATTCTCCCTCACTCTGGATGAAATCCAATGCAAGAGTGGGAGGAATTTTGGGTCCATGAACATGGATGAGTTCCTTGCCAACATTTGGAgtgttgaagaagaaaatcaaacacaaCAACAACCCAGCCAATGTGACCAAGACGCCAGTGACAAAGACACAACTATCAACCCCAGTACTCTGTCCCGGCAGGGCTCGTTCTCCATCCCTATCCCGCTTTGCAAGAAAACCGTGGACGAGGTCTGGTCGGAAATCGAAAGAAGTCGACCACAACACCATGACCCTGACAACAACATTAGCGACTCTGTACCTCCGCAGCGCCAGCAAACAATCGGAGAAATTACTCTAGAAGATTTCCTCGTAAAAGCCGGGGTTGTTCAAGAATCTCCCTCCAAGTCCAAGCCTCCTCCTCTGAAGAAGATGGAAAGTACCCTAATTCAACAGCAATGTGGTGACACTAATATGGGAAACGAGATCAGCATATGTTTGGATGCAAGTTTTGGAATTGGGAGACAGTTGTTTGGTTCAGGATTTTTTAATCTCCAAAATGATGTGCCAAGCAATTTGTCCGGGAATGGATACGCAATAGGTGCTACATACCCAATGTTGGGTAGACAGAGTAAAGTGATTGTGGGAGAACCATCTTGTGTTAGTGCAATTGAGAAATGCCATAGCTTGCCGGAATCGAGCAGTGGGGGTGGAgcaaagaacaagaagaggaTAATAGATGGTCCACCGGAGGTAGTAGTCGAGCGGAGGCAACGCAGGATGATCAAGAATCGAGAGTCAGCAGCAAGGTCTCGTGCCAGGAAACAG GCATATACAGTGGAACTGGAAGCTGAGCTGAATCAACTTAAAGAGGAGAACACAAAGCTGAAGCAGAATGTG GC
- the LOC18774616 gene encoding ABSCISIC ACID-INSENSITIVE 5-like protein 1 isoform X3: MVASDESGSIGYDNDNFEFEFEPEQPLEPQEESSQDDSHHSMGNNTKQNSIFSLTLDEIQCKSGRNFGSMNMDEFLANIWSVEEENQTQQQPSQCDQDASDKDTTINPSTLSRQGSFSIPIPLCKKTVDEVWSEIERSRPQHHDPDNNISDSVPPQRQQTIGEITLEDFLVKAGVVQESPSKSKPPPLKKMESTLIQQQCGDTNMGNEISICLDASFGIGRQLFGSGFFNLQNDVPSNLSGNGYAIGATYPMLGRQSKVIVGEPSCVSAIEKCHSLPESSSGGGAKNKKRIIDGPPEVVVERRQRRMIKNRESAARSRARKQAYTVELEAELNQLKEENTKLKQNVAESEQKRKQEVTNIRGYLRFWSP; this comes from the exons ATGGTAGCTTCTGACGAATCTGGAAGCATCGGCTATGATAATGACAATTTCGAATTCGAATTCGAACCCGAACAGCCACTAGAACCGCAAGAAGAATCATCCCAAGACGACTCACATCATTCCATGGGTAATAATACCAAACAGAATTCAATATTCTCCCTCACTCTGGATGAAATCCAATGCAAGAGTGGGAGGAATTTTGGGTCCATGAACATGGATGAGTTCCTTGCCAACATTTGGAgtgttgaagaagaaaatcaaacacaaCAACAACCCAGCCAATGTGACCAAGACGCCAGTGACAAAGACACAACTATCAACCCCAGTACTCTGTCCCGGCAGGGCTCGTTCTCCATCCCTATCCCGCTTTGCAAGAAAACCGTGGACGAGGTCTGGTCGGAAATCGAAAGAAGTCGACCACAACACCATGACCCTGACAACAACATTAGCGACTCTGTACCTCCGCAGCGCCAGCAAACAATCGGAGAAATTACTCTAGAAGATTTCCTCGTAAAAGCCGGGGTTGTTCAAGAATCTCCCTCCAAGTCCAAGCCTCCTCCTCTGAAGAAGATGGAAAGTACCCTAATTCAACAGCAATGTGGTGACACTAATATGGGAAACGAGATCAGCATATGTTTGGATGCAAGTTTTGGAATTGGGAGACAGTTGTTTGGTTCAGGATTTTTTAATCTCCAAAATGATGTGCCAAGCAATTTGTCCGGGAATGGATACGCAATAGGTGCTACATACCCAATGTTGGGTAGACAGAGTAAAGTGATTGTGGGAGAACCATCTTGTGTTAGTGCAATTGAGAAATGCCATAGCTTGCCGGAATCGAGCAGTGGGGGTGGAgcaaagaacaagaagaggaTAATAGATGGTCCACCGGAGGTAGTAGTCGAGCGGAGGCAACGCAGGATGATCAAGAATCGAGAGTCAGCAGCAAGGTCTCGTGCCAGGAAACAG GCATATACAGTGGAACTGGAAGCTGAGCTGAATCAACTTAAAGAGGAGAACACAAAGCTGAAGCAGAATGTG GC